From Chelatococcus sp. YT9, a single genomic window includes:
- the pdhA gene encoding pyruvate dehydrogenase (acetyl-transferring) E1 component subunit alpha, translating to MTSDAAGTRRGSRATKAPAKKTATTARNSARAGSTSPADFTKDQDLAAFREMLLIRRFEEKAGQMYGMGLIGGFCHLYIGQEAVVVGMQAASKEGDQVITGYRDHGHMLAAGMDAKGVMAELTGRRGGYSKGKGGSMHMFSKEKNFYGGHGIVGAQVSLGTGLAFANRYRNEKRVSLTYFGDGAANQGQVYESFNMAELWKLPVVYVIENNRYAMGTSVARSSAQTDFSKRGSSFNIPGEQVDGMDVRAVKAAGERAMEWARAGNGPYILEMQTYRYRGHSMSDPAKYRSKDEVQRMREEHDPIEQVRRRLLNDWKVPEDELKAVDAQVREIVNEAADFATHDPEPDPSELWTDVLK from the coding sequence GTGACCTCAGACGCCGCCGGAACTCGCCGCGGCAGCCGCGCCACCAAGGCGCCGGCCAAGAAGACAGCCACCACAGCGCGCAATTCCGCCAGGGCAGGCTCCACATCTCCAGCTGATTTCACCAAGGACCAGGACCTCGCTGCTTTCCGCGAGATGCTCCTTATCCGCCGCTTCGAGGAAAAGGCCGGCCAGATGTACGGCATGGGCCTGATCGGCGGCTTCTGTCACCTCTACATCGGCCAGGAAGCCGTCGTGGTCGGCATGCAGGCCGCCTCGAAGGAAGGCGACCAGGTCATCACCGGCTATCGTGACCACGGCCACATGTTGGCCGCTGGCATGGATGCCAAGGGCGTCATGGCCGAGCTCACCGGCCGCCGCGGAGGCTACTCCAAGGGCAAAGGTGGCTCGATGCACATGTTCTCCAAGGAGAAGAACTTCTACGGTGGCCATGGCATCGTCGGCGCGCAGGTGTCGCTCGGCACCGGGCTCGCCTTCGCCAATCGCTACCGGAACGAAAAGCGCGTTAGCCTGACCTACTTCGGTGATGGTGCCGCCAACCAGGGGCAGGTCTACGAGAGCTTCAACATGGCGGAGCTGTGGAAGCTCCCCGTTGTCTATGTCATCGAGAACAATCGCTATGCGATGGGCACCTCGGTGGCGCGCTCCTCAGCTCAGACGGATTTCTCGAAGCGAGGCTCCTCGTTCAATATCCCCGGCGAGCAGGTGGACGGCATGGATGTGCGCGCGGTCAAGGCGGCCGGCGAGCGCGCCATGGAATGGGCTCGCGCCGGCAACGGCCCCTATATCCTCGAGATGCAGACCTACCGCTATCGCGGCCACTCCATGTCCGACCCGGCAAAGTACCGGTCCAAGGACGAAGTGCAGCGGATGCGCGAGGAGCATGATCCGATCGAGCAGGTACGCCGCAGGCTCCTGAACGATTGGAAAGTCCCGGAAGACGAATTGAAGGCAGTCGACGCGCAGGTGCGCGAGATCGTCAACGAGGCAGCAGACTTCGCGACCCACGACCCGGAACCCGATCCGTCCGAGCTCTGGACAGATGTCCTGAAGTAG
- a CDS encoding CTP synthase — protein MARYVFITGGVVSSLGKGLASAALGALLQARGYSVRLRKLDPYLNVDPGTMSPYQHGEVFVTDDGAETDLDLGHYERFTGRPCTRNDNVTTGRIYLDILTKERRGDYLGATVQVIPHVTNAIKEFVLEGNEDCDFVLVEIGGTVGDIESLPFLEAIRQLGQELDRGQAVFIHLTLLPYIPSAGELKTKPTQHSVAELRSIGIQPDILLCRTDRPIPEDERRKLSLFCNVRETAVIEARDVGTIYDVPIAYHAEGLDDEVLAAFGIKDAPAPNIDRWQGISQRIKNPEGEVNIAIVGKYTGLKDAYKSLIEALTHGGIANRVKVNLDWIESEIFEREDPAPFLEHVHGILVPGGFGQRGAEGKIRAAGFARERKVPYFGICFGMQMAVIEATRSLAGIGAANSTEFGATDEPVVGLLTEWLNGNELEKRRADGDLGGTMRLGAFPASLSAGSKVADIYGMTKISERHRHRYEVNMSYRQRLEERGLRFSGVSPDGLLPEIVELVDHPWFIGVQFHPELKSRPFEPHPLFQSFVAAAVEQSRLV, from the coding sequence ATGGCGCGGTACGTTTTCATCACCGGCGGCGTGGTCTCCTCCCTAGGCAAGGGCCTCGCATCAGCCGCTCTCGGAGCCCTTCTGCAGGCACGCGGCTATAGCGTGCGCCTTCGGAAGCTTGATCCTTATCTCAACGTCGACCCCGGCACGATGAGCCCCTACCAGCATGGTGAGGTGTTCGTGACCGACGACGGCGCCGAGACGGATCTCGATCTCGGTCATTACGAACGCTTCACGGGTCGGCCTTGCACCCGCAATGACAATGTCACCACGGGCCGCATCTATCTCGACATTCTGACCAAGGAACGCCGTGGCGACTATCTCGGCGCGACCGTCCAGGTCATTCCGCATGTCACCAACGCCATCAAGGAGTTCGTCCTTGAGGGCAACGAGGACTGCGATTTCGTGCTTGTCGAGATCGGCGGCACGGTCGGCGATATCGAGAGCCTGCCGTTCCTGGAGGCGATCCGCCAGCTCGGGCAGGAGCTCGACCGCGGCCAGGCCGTTTTCATCCATTTGACGCTTCTGCCCTATATACCGTCCGCCGGCGAGCTGAAGACGAAGCCGACGCAGCATTCGGTCGCTGAGCTTCGGTCTATCGGCATTCAGCCGGATATTCTGCTCTGCCGCACAGACCGGCCGATCCCTGAAGATGAGCGGCGCAAGCTGTCGCTGTTCTGCAATGTCCGCGAGACGGCGGTGATCGAAGCGCGCGACGTCGGGACAATTTATGATGTGCCGATCGCCTACCATGCCGAGGGGCTCGACGACGAGGTTCTGGCGGCATTTGGCATCAAGGATGCTCCTGCGCCGAATATCGATCGCTGGCAGGGGATTTCACAACGCATCAAGAATCCCGAGGGCGAAGTCAACATTGCCATCGTTGGTAAATACACGGGATTGAAGGACGCCTATAAGTCCTTGATCGAGGCGCTGACCCACGGCGGCATCGCGAATCGCGTGAAAGTCAATCTCGATTGGATCGAAAGCGAGATCTTCGAACGGGAGGACCCCGCGCCCTTCCTCGAGCACGTGCACGGCATCCTGGTGCCTGGTGGCTTCGGTCAGCGCGGCGCCGAGGGCAAGATCAGGGCGGCTGGTTTCGCGCGGGAGCGCAAGGTCCCTTATTTCGGGATCTGCTTCGGCATGCAGATGGCGGTGATCGAGGCCACGCGCTCGCTCGCCGGCATTGGGGCTGCCAATTCCACGGAATTCGGAGCGACCGACGAGCCGGTTGTGGGCCTTTTGACCGAATGGCTGAACGGTAACGAGCTGGAGAAGCGTCGCGCAGACGGCGATCTCGGCGGCACCATGCGTCTCGGGGCTTTCCCGGCCTCCCTATCCGCGGGCAGCAAGGTGGCCGACATCTACGGAATGACGAAGATCTCGGAGCGCCATCGCCACCGCTATGAGGTCAACATGAGCTATCGGCAGCGGCTGGAAGAGCGCGGCCTGCGCTTTAGTGGCGTTTCACCGGATGGGCTCCTGCCGGAGATCGTCGAGCTCGTCGATCATCCCTGGTTCATCGGCGTCCAGTTCCATCCGGAGTTGAAGTCACGGCCGTTTGAGCCTCATCCCCTGTTCCAGAGCTTCGTCGCTGCTGCTGTCGAACAGAGCCGGCTCGTCTGA
- the eno gene encoding phosphopyruvate hydratase, which yields MTSIVDIVAREILDSRGNPTVEVDVALEDGSFGRAAVPSGASTGAHEAVELRDGDKSRYLGKGVLKAVDAVNTEVFEAIGGLDAQDQVRIDEALIELDGTPNKSRIGANAILGVSLAVAKAAAQASGLPLYRYVGGTQARVLPVPMMNIVNGGAHADNPIDFQEFMVMPVGAPSFSEALRTGAEIFHTLKKALKDAGHNTNVGDEGGFAPNLPSAEAALDFVMQAIRTAGFEPGRDVVLALDCAATEFFKNGSYVYAGEGKTRSPEEQVAYLAKLVADYPIASIEDGMSEDDWEGWKALTDAVGTKTQLVGDDLFVTNVTRLQEGINRGVGNAILVKVNQIGSLTETLAAVDLAQRSAYRAVMSHRSGETEDSTIADLAVATNCGQIKTGSLARSDRTAKYNQLLRIEQELDTEARYAGRAALAALARG from the coding sequence ATGACATCGATCGTCGATATCGTCGCCCGTGAAATACTCGACAGTCGCGGCAATCCCACCGTCGAGGTCGATGTCGCGCTGGAAGATGGCTCCTTCGGCCGTGCGGCGGTCCCCTCGGGCGCCTCGACAGGTGCCCACGAGGCGGTCGAGCTGCGCGACGGCGATAAATCGCGTTATCTCGGCAAGGGCGTGCTGAAGGCTGTCGACGCCGTCAATACGGAAGTCTTCGAGGCGATCGGCGGCCTCGATGCGCAGGATCAGGTAAGGATCGACGAGGCTCTGATCGAACTCGACGGCACGCCGAACAAATCCCGAATCGGTGCCAATGCGATCCTCGGCGTGTCGCTGGCGGTTGCCAAGGCGGCCGCGCAGGCGAGTGGCTTGCCGCTCTACCGTTATGTCGGCGGCACCCAGGCGCGCGTCCTGCCCGTGCCGATGATGAATATCGTCAATGGCGGCGCCCATGCGGACAACCCCATCGACTTCCAGGAATTCATGGTGATGCCCGTTGGTGCGCCAAGCTTCTCCGAGGCGCTCCGCACCGGCGCCGAGATCTTCCACACGTTGAAGAAGGCCCTGAAAGACGCCGGCCATAACACGAATGTCGGCGACGAAGGCGGCTTCGCGCCGAACCTGCCGTCGGCGGAGGCGGCCCTTGATTTCGTCATGCAAGCCATCCGAACCGCCGGCTTCGAGCCTGGCCGCGATGTGGTTCTGGCGCTCGACTGCGCAGCGACCGAGTTCTTCAAGAACGGCTCTTACGTCTATGCCGGTGAAGGCAAGACCCGCTCGCCGGAGGAGCAGGTGGCCTATCTCGCCAAGCTCGTCGCCGACTATCCGATCGCCTCGATCGAGGACGGCATGTCCGAGGACGACTGGGAGGGGTGGAAGGCGCTCACTGACGCCGTCGGCACCAAGACGCAGCTCGTCGGCGACGACCTCTTCGTCACCAACGTCACGCGTCTTCAGGAAGGCATCAACCGGGGCGTCGGCAACGCCATCCTCGTGAAGGTGAACCAGATCGGCTCGCTCACCGAGACGCTTGCTGCCGTCGACCTCGCCCAGCGCAGCGCCTATCGGGCCGTGATGTCGCACCGCTCGGGTGAAACCGAGGATTCGACGATCGCCGACCTCGCGGTCGCGACGAATTGCGGGCAGATCAAGACCGGCTCGCTGGCCCGTTCGGACCGTACGGCAAAGTACAACCAGCTCCTGCGCATCGAGCAGGAACTCGATACTGAAGCCCGTTACGCGGGCCGTGCGGCGCTCGCCGCGCTGGCGCGCGGCTGA
- the thiO gene encoding glycine oxidase ThiO: MVQDNSARQDKVAIIGAGVIGLSIAWRLAQRGLAVTVFDKGGAGQGASHAAAGMLAACAEIEPSEERLLLLNRASQALWPEFAAELEAASGEQVELRSEGTLMVALTADDAAKLRNHAELQRRLGLPVSWLSGRDLRRLEPALAPGIAGGISSPEDHQVDNRKLARALRLAALRAGVTLVENTPVDGLSMREGRVDGVNTAAGLHEAGRVVLAAGPWSRTIPGLPAEARPAVRPVKGQMLALAMDPAAPLLRHVVWAPGVYLVPRLDGRLIVGATVEEKGFDAAVTAGGLLSLLHAAWRALPGIEELPVVETWVGHRPGSRDDAPILGAGPVAGLVYATGHHRNGILLTPITAKLISDFILGGTIDPLAEPFAFARFMRAAAA; this comes from the coding sequence ATGGTTCAAGATAATTCCGCGCGTCAGGACAAGGTCGCTATCATAGGGGCGGGCGTTATTGGCCTGTCCATCGCTTGGCGGCTCGCGCAGCGTGGCCTTGCCGTCACGGTCTTCGACAAGGGCGGCGCAGGACAGGGCGCGAGCCACGCGGCTGCCGGCATGCTGGCCGCATGCGCCGAAATCGAGCCCTCTGAGGAGCGGTTGCTGTTGCTTAACCGAGCGAGCCAGGCGCTCTGGCCTGAGTTTGCTGCCGAACTGGAAGCGGCGAGCGGCGAGCAGGTGGAACTGCGGTCCGAAGGCACGCTCATGGTTGCACTGACCGCTGACGACGCCGCGAAGCTCCGCAACCATGCGGAGCTACAGAGGCGACTTGGGTTGCCGGTTTCGTGGCTGAGCGGCCGCGACCTTAGACGGTTGGAGCCTGCGCTCGCTCCGGGGATCGCGGGGGGCATCTCCTCGCCGGAGGATCATCAGGTCGACAATCGCAAGCTTGCGCGAGCCTTGCGCCTGGCGGCACTCCGCGCAGGCGTCACGCTGGTTGAGAATACGCCCGTGGACGGCTTGTCCATGAGGGAGGGCCGCGTTGACGGCGTCAACACGGCCGCCGGCCTCCACGAAGCGGGCAGGGTCGTACTGGCGGCTGGCCCTTGGTCCCGGACCATCCCTGGCCTTCCGGCGGAGGCGCGACCGGCGGTGCGTCCGGTAAAAGGCCAGATGCTGGCGCTCGCGATGGATCCAGCGGCGCCGCTCCTGCGCCATGTGGTCTGGGCGCCTGGCGTCTATCTCGTGCCGCGCCTGGATGGCCGCCTCATTGTCGGCGCGACGGTGGAGGAGAAGGGATTCGATGCGGCGGTCACCGCCGGCGGGCTCTTGTCCCTGCTCCACGCGGCATGGCGCGCGCTTCCCGGCATAGAGGAGCTGCCGGTTGTCGAGACCTGGGTGGGGCACCGTCCCGGGAGCCGTGATGACGCTCCGATCCTCGGCGCCGGACCGGTCGCAGGGCTCGTCTATGCAACGGGGCACCATCGCAACGGGATCCTGCTGACGCCGATCACGGCCAAGCTGATCAGCGATTTCATCTTGGGCGGCACGATCGATCCGCTGGCCGAACCGTTTGCCTTCGCCCGCTTCATGCGCGCGGCGGCCGCATGA
- a CDS encoding DUF350 domain-containing protein produces the protein MDGILLVNFIDFLVDFVISIILVALYLAVYTFATTHNEFELIRRNVVSAALSLGLSLVGFALPLSSAIVNTTTVLALVLWGIIALVVQIIVYWLVRILVPNLTERIAKGEIAAACLLGAASLSAGIINSACMTF, from the coding sequence ATGGACGGTATCCTTCTGGTCAATTTCATCGACTTTCTCGTCGATTTTGTCATTTCGATCATCCTGGTTGCGCTCTATCTAGCCGTCTACACCTTTGCCACGACTCACAACGAGTTCGAGCTCATCCGGCGCAACGTTGTCTCGGCGGCGCTGTCCCTAGGCCTCAGCCTGGTCGGTTTCGCCCTGCCGCTTTCAAGCGCCATCGTCAATACGACGACCGTTCTTGCGCTGGTCCTCTGGGGCATCATCGCGCTTGTCGTGCAGATCATCGTCTATTGGCTCGTGCGCATTCTCGTCCCCAATTTGACGGAGCGCATCGCAAAGGGCGAGATCGCTGCTGCATGTCTCCTCGGCGCGGCCTCGCTGTCGGCAGGCATTATCAATTCTGCCTGCATGACGTTCTAA
- a CDS encoding thiamine phosphate synthase — MLPQPPLLVVSDRAQASRPLPEIAAAAFAGGCRWFSLREKDLPEDAQVTLLRAIKAEAEPFGAVVTVHGAPAAAGAANVGLHLGAAGDARAARARLGLDALIGQSVHSPAEAAAASSTALDYLVAGPAFLTTSKPGYGPALGPDGLAAIVAASSLPVIAIGGIDTAAIPVCRRAGIAGIAVMGGVMRAADPAALVNDLVKAWNSTAP; from the coding sequence ATGCTACCGCAGCCGCCCTTGCTGGTGGTGAGCGATCGCGCGCAGGCCTCACGGCCGCTTCCCGAGATCGCGGCGGCTGCCTTCGCCGGCGGCTGCCGGTGGTTCAGCCTGCGCGAAAAGGACTTACCCGAAGATGCTCAAGTAACACTTCTGCGCGCGATCAAGGCTGAGGCCGAGCCGTTCGGGGCTGTTGTCACCGTTCACGGGGCGCCCGCGGCGGCCGGAGCGGCGAATGTCGGGCTCCATCTCGGCGCCGCCGGTGATGCCCGAGCCGCACGCGCGCGGCTCGGCCTCGATGCGCTTATCGGCCAGTCGGTGCATAGCCCTGCGGAAGCCGCCGCGGCGTCGTCCACGGCATTGGACTACCTGGTGGCAGGGCCTGCCTTTCTGACCACGAGCAAGCCGGGTTACGGGCCGGCGCTCGGCCCGGATGGGCTCGCCGCGATCGTGGCAGCGAGCTCTCTACCGGTGATCGCCATCGGCGGAATCGATACCGCCGCAATCCCTGTCTGCCGTCGGGCCGGTATCGCGGGCATCGCCGTCATGGGCGGCGTCATGCGGGCAGCGGACCCCGCGGCCCTGGTCAACGACCTCGTCAAGGCCTGGAACAGCACCGCGCCGTAG
- the queF gene encoding preQ(1) synthase translates to MTSDLKPANLQLGKPTALPASPDEAELDRVPNPQAGTRYVARFTCPEFTSLCPVTGQPDFGILVIDYVPGEWLVESKSLKLYLHAFRNHGAFHEDCTVSIGLRLAALLEPVWLRIGGYWYPRGGIPIDVFWQTGAPPDGLFLPDQGVPPYRARG, encoded by the coding sequence ATGACAAGCGACCTCAAGCCTGCAAACTTGCAACTGGGCAAGCCCACCGCCCTCCCCGCATCTCCCGATGAGGCGGAGCTCGATCGGGTGCCCAATCCGCAGGCCGGCACGCGCTATGTCGCGCGCTTCACCTGCCCGGAATTCACGTCTCTCTGCCCGGTCACCGGCCAGCCGGATTTTGGCATTCTCGTGATCGACTATGTGCCGGGCGAGTGGCTCGTGGAATCAAAGTCCCTGAAGCTCTATCTCCACGCCTTCCGCAACCATGGCGCCTTCCATGAGGACTGCACCGTCTCGATCGGGCTGCGCCTCGCAGCGCTCCTTGAGCCCGTGTGGCTGCGGATCGGCGGTTATTGGTACCCGCGCGGCGGCATCCCGATCGACGTCTTCTGGCAGACCGGCGCCCCGCCCGATGGCTTGTTCCTGCCCGACCAGGGCGTGCCGCCCTACCGCGCGCGGGGATAG
- a CDS encoding VOC family protein has translation MVGHPRGIDHLVVAVHDLDAAAAFYEALGFTVGARNRHPWGTENRIVQFHGSFIELITVGEGAVIAPHGERKFSFGAFVRDSLARGEGLAMLVLESRNAPDDALEFAAAGIGNFETFFFERHARRPDGGETTVAFTLAFAQDDRAPRCGFFVCQQHFPENFWNPAFQNHANGARGISAAVMTAENPTDHHIFLSAFTGQRDLHATSLGVSAELPRGRLDILSTDAFRSLYGMAGPVAEEVFVAYAVAVDDLGAVAERLAKAGIPSRMAGPRLTVAAPDAYGVTIAFEPAGRGGEKT, from the coding sequence ATGGTCGGCCATCCCCGCGGAATCGACCATCTCGTCGTGGCTGTCCACGATCTCGACGCGGCTGCCGCCTTCTACGAGGCGCTCGGTTTTACGGTCGGGGCACGCAACCGGCATCCTTGGGGCACCGAGAACCGGATCGTCCAGTTCCACGGCTCCTTCATCGAGCTTATCACGGTGGGCGAGGGGGCGGTCATCGCCCCGCACGGTGAGCGGAAATTCAGCTTCGGCGCCTTCGTTCGCGACAGTCTCGCGCGCGGCGAGGGGTTGGCGATGCTCGTGCTCGAAAGCCGCAACGCGCCGGACGACGCACTCGAATTCGCCGCCGCCGGGATCGGCAATTTCGAGACTTTTTTCTTCGAAAGGCATGCGCGCCGCCCCGATGGCGGGGAGACGACCGTTGCCTTCACTCTGGCCTTCGCCCAAGACGATCGTGCCCCACGATGTGGGTTTTTCGTTTGTCAGCAGCACTTCCCGGAAAACTTCTGGAACCCGGCATTCCAGAACCACGCCAACGGGGCCCGGGGCATCTCTGCGGCCGTCATGACGGCGGAAAATCCCACCGACCACCATATCTTCCTGTCTGCCTTCACGGGGCAGCGGGATCTGCACGCAACATCGCTCGGTGTTTCCGCGGAACTGCCCCGGGGTCGCCTCGACATTCTCTCCACGGACGCCTTCCGCAGCCTCTACGGCATGGCTGGCCCGGTGGCGGAAGAGGTCTTCGTGGCCTATGCGGTTGCGGTTGACGATCTAGGCGCCGTGGCCGAGCGGCTCGCCAAAGCCGGTATCCCGTCGCGCATGGCGGGGCCTCGTCTGACAGTGGCCGCGCCAGACGCCTACGGCGTCACGATCGCATTTGAGCCCGCGGGACGCGGCGGCGAGAAAACATAG
- the thiS gene encoding sulfur carrier protein ThiS, which produces MPELIRVNGEEAPLEVATVAELVASRVAPEARGIAVALNGAVLPKTKWPETHLAAGDRVEIVHARQGG; this is translated from the coding sequence ATGCCTGAACTCATCCGCGTGAATGGCGAGGAAGCCCCCCTCGAGGTGGCAACTGTCGCGGAGCTCGTGGCGAGCCGCGTCGCCCCTGAGGCGCGCGGTATAGCGGTGGCCCTCAACGGCGCCGTTCTCCCCAAAACGAAATGGCCGGAGACGCACCTTGCCGCGGGGGACCGCGTGGAAATCGTGCATGCTCGGCAGGGAGGTTGA
- a CDS encoding thiazole synthase gives MNTLSPVTTTDDPLVIAGRRFESRLFLGTAGYPNQQVMLDAVAASGSQFVTASVRRISLDGYEESLIDVLGDRVGFLPNTAGCQTARDAILTAELGREALETDWVKLEIIGDRELQYPDVEELLIATAELTAKGFIVLPYCTEDPVACRKLADAGAAAVMPLGSPIGSGLGISNPHLIELVCSRSPVPVVLDAGIGTASDAAFAMELGCSAVLLNTAVSRADDPIRMARAMRYAVEAGRLAHLAGRIPRRRYAEPSSPQLGLVES, from the coding sequence ATGAACACCCTGTCTCCTGTCACGACGACGGACGATCCGCTCGTTATCGCCGGCCGCCGATTCGAGTCGCGCCTCTTTCTAGGGACAGCCGGTTATCCTAATCAGCAGGTCATGCTCGATGCGGTGGCCGCAAGCGGCTCGCAGTTTGTCACCGCTTCGGTGCGGCGAATCAGTCTCGACGGCTATGAGGAAAGCCTCATCGACGTATTGGGAGACCGGGTCGGATTTCTTCCCAACACGGCCGGCTGTCAGACCGCGCGCGACGCCATACTCACAGCGGAACTCGGGCGTGAAGCGCTCGAAACCGACTGGGTGAAACTGGAGATCATCGGGGACCGCGAGCTGCAATATCCGGATGTCGAGGAACTTTTGATCGCGACCGCCGAACTGACCGCCAAGGGCTTTATCGTGCTCCCCTATTGCACCGAAGACCCGGTCGCCTGTCGTAAGCTCGCGGATGCCGGCGCCGCCGCCGTGATGCCGCTCGGCTCCCCGATCGGCTCAGGCCTTGGTATTTCCAACCCCCATCTCATCGAACTCGTCTGCAGCCGCAGCCCCGTACCAGTCGTGCTCGACGCCGGCATCGGCACCGCCTCGGATGCTGCCTTTGCCATGGAACTCGGCTGTTCGGCCGTCCTGCTCAACACCGCCGTTTCCCGGGCGGACGACCCGATCAGGATGGCCCGCGCCATGCGCTATGCGGTGGAGGCGGGGCGGCTTGCGCATCTCGCCGGGCGGATCCCGCGCCGTCGTTATGCCGAACCATCGAGCCCGCAGTTGGGGCTTGTGGAGAGCTGA
- a CDS encoding septum formation initiator family protein, with translation MVVRKRRRAVLIPLALYAISSAIVGYFVFHAHHGARGLEAKRELKREKFELTEELTALKAERASWEKRASMLRSDTIDYDVLDGQVRQTLGFVHKNEVVILLNAEAEGGSKSFASPVTRGSSPP, from the coding sequence ATGGTAGTTCGCAAACGTCGCCGTGCTGTCCTCATTCCCCTCGCGCTCTATGCGATATCGAGCGCTATCGTGGGATATTTCGTCTTCCACGCGCACCACGGCGCGCGTGGCCTTGAAGCCAAACGTGAGCTGAAGCGCGAGAAGTTCGAGTTGACGGAGGAGCTCACAGCCCTGAAGGCAGAGAGAGCCTCCTGGGAGAAGCGCGCCTCGATGCTGCGATCCGACACGATCGACTATGACGTGCTCGACGGCCAGGTCCGCCAGACGCTCGGATTTGTGCATAAAAACGAAGTCGTTATACTACTTAATGCTGAGGCAGAAGGGGGCTCGAAATCCTTCGCGTCGCCTGTCACGCGTGGGTCGTCACCCCCTTAA